CTCTCAAGTAAGCATAAAGCAAGCAGCATTTTATGTACATATTTCCAGCAAAATTTCAGTTATGTTGAAGAAAAATGCTCTGTTTAGTTCCCTCATTTCCAAAACTTCCTAGAACACTCTTTATATGAAGTTATGCACCAAAATGGTTCCATGTAATGTGCCACCATAACAAACCATGCGCTTGATTAGGATTTGCAATATGGTTGATCCTCATTTATCTTTGCCCTCTTAAAGCTCCATAATTCCTTGTTGCCTGCAAGAAAAAGATATATTTTCAGGCTCAGGTACAGCTATAAAGTGAAAATAACCAATAGAACACACACATAAATATCAAATCCATCTAGAACATCATATTATAACCCATGGAGTTGTATGCAACAGACAATATCCAAATATGAAACTACACTACTTGCAGAAATATACAAGGAGTATCACTTCATCTTTCTAGTTAAGAAATTGATGACTCCCATTAACCAGTTAACCTTCAAGGAAACATCATAGATGGTTGGGCAGAGGTATTCACTTTCTCTAGCAATAACAGGTATTATGTCCACCATTGCAGCAATCAATCAAGTCATAAGAATAGACACAATAGGTAAAAGCTGTCCTTAAGCTAGAAATCAGCTATCCCCTCAAAAATCATTTATAACCTGCTCCAAAAACTCAAATATGACAATTCCCTTTCGTCCTCCATGTTTTGCTAGTAAGAATATACATGTTACCATTATTTTTCAATATTGCACTCTCCAAAAGATATCAAATACTGTAACAAAGAGGATAGATAATTTCAAGCCTTAACAAAAATAATGGATGTGAAAGTTTTTGCCTGAAGATAATTAAGGGGCTGCCCCATTTTTTCACAAAAATCACTTCAATAGAATTGCCAAGGTAAAACATAGCaaaattctaaattaattataGCAATTTTAGATGCCTACTTAAGACAGAACATAATAAAGGTAATATGGATTCTAAAACTAAAGGGCTAAGTAAAGGTTGATGATAGCAGTTTGGAGCAACCAGATTTTGGTAATTAAAGTAGAGAGGAAGTATATGCCCAATTAAATTCCCAAGTGAGAATAAAACTATGGAAACAAATTAATGCACATTACCACTAAAGTCGTGACTACAACTCCCATTAACCTGTCTACGGTGAAGATTGGGAACCAGAACaaagaaatagaataaaatatgTCTACCCTAACACACTAATTTTAGATTAATGCAACTGAGTTTCAATATTTAAGCAAGTCGCAGACAAATACAGGACAAATACTGTAAAAAGGGATATAGACAATGTAAAAAAGAATCATACcgtaaaaaataactaaaatcaaatcaatatgagatgaagttaaatgagagcagaaattaagaaataagaagaagaagaagaagaagcatgcCGTGTACCGTAAACATAGAACCCAGTATAAACCTAGTAGGCTAGAATTGAATATGGGTTGTTGAGGAAGAAAGTTCACATAATTCATTTTAGGGTTTGAATGAAAGAACTCCAATTCAAAGAGAAGGGAGgggaaagagaaagaggggagagaaaaatCAACTCACCATAACTGCAATCAAGATCATCaccttccttttttcttttttaattttacacTTAATCCACTTGTCAATAAGTTATTGGCTTGCCATACCAACCAGGAATTCTAGCAGGTGCAGCGGGTTCACTATATAATTTCTCATCTCGAAGTTTTTAGTAGTGAagattttttcttcttttattttttgatgaattttcatatattattttttaaaaaaataatatttttcaaataaaatcaaatcctGATAGATGATAACAACTTTATATTTATTAACTGAATTAACCTTATTGTCTAGACAAAGAGATATTAACCATGTTgaatttttttccttttacaATATTCATTATGCCACTGAATTATAAAataatgattaaattttaaagagaattgattttcatattatttaattataataaaataatataatttttttatcaaatcgAAAATTGATAAAATAATATCATATGTCCATTgattatttacaaataaattgaaattgtgttaaaattgaaaaataacaagctcataataaaataaaatcatattgatttttaaaatttcaaattcatctattatggtcaaatctaaaaaaaaaaaatcaccatacttaaattataaatgaaggatagaaaataaaatgaataatttATGCAAAAATTATTTCTCTGTCCCTGAATTTTTTTAATCTTGTCATTATTTTTTTAACTAGTGTGATATATTAAACATAAACACAAACTCTTCAATTTAAGGATCTTGTAAATTTATTTAacaattcataaatttaaaaaaataataataatggagGCTTTAAAAGCTACAAAAAGACGAAGCCATGCAAGGAGCTCAACTCAATTAATTACTCAGGTAACAAATGGGACTTACTGTAAGTAATAATTCTACATCCTGAACAACTACGACAGATATTGTCTTCAAAAAGAAATTCAGAATTGAACAATTTTATTAGACGTCTTGCCACATTTGCAACAGAAGAATCAAGAACAATTGAGGAAACTGTTTTTATACATACCATATTCACACTCGAATATTAGTGGCTTCTTGCAAACTGCAGGCATCATAATACGATCAGCAGGCACTTCATCCCCATTTTGTATCCCTTCTCTTTCTTCTTGATATGCTCATGAAGCAAGCTGGGAACTGGAGTAGGACAATTAGATCACCATGCCAATGAACGCTAGAGCAAATACTAATACACCACATTCAAGAGCCAAATACCAATTCGCATCAATTGGCCATCCATGCAAAACTACATATGTGACGTTATAAACATAGAATTTCCTCATCATCCACAGATTCTCTAAGATAATATAAGTGCATACCTATCCGCATTATGAAACACCAGTTCAGGCAACAAGATCAACTTCATCTCGGTTAGGAGGAATAACATCTAATCTCATCATACTCCGATATTGATCTGGAACAGGTGTACCAGTCTGCACACATAACTCAACTACGGCAGGAGCCTTGCCATAATACCTCTTCAATTTGTTATCCAGAGAAGGACCATTCAGATCTCGGACATGCCACACATAATTTGGACCCACAAGATCCTCTATTGTTGCTTCTTGCCATGCATGTTGACCATCGCGAGACTGATGCTTGGTTGCCTTGCACATCCTCACCTTATGTCCCTTGGGACCTACCTGAACCTCAGGACAATATCCACAGGTTAAAACACTGTACTTATCCATGATCTTCTTTGCCCCTGAAATCATTTCAAACCATGACTCCATTGTCCCAATACTTAAATCCCTTTCAGCTGGTCGATCATTTGATTCATCTGAATTGTCAGTATTTTTCTCCAACTCAAAATTAGTTGTTACTCCATCAAATTCAGTCCCAAAATTAGAACTCACAAGAGGATCAATATTCTCAAAGTGAGAGTTTTTAATTTCATTCGTTTCTGCCACTAGCTCAAAATCTACTATTCTTCCTTCCATGGAATATACAGGTTTTGTCCTCCTCCTTGTAGGGAGCTTTTCCAGGTTTACCCCAGCTTGTATACAAAGCTCTACAATGGCAGGGATCCTTGGCACAGAATGCCTCTCGCTATGTCCAACTCTTGGCTTACCCACACGATCATAGAGATGGAAACATTTGGGGAAAAAGACCACATCTCGCACTCCTCCCCTTCTCCAAACATGAGTAGCACTGCGGGAACCACTGCCTGGACCAACGCAGGTTCTAATTTCATGACCCACATGACCAATATGAACCTCATTGCAAAACCTAAGCAGAAACACTAATTGAAATAAGCAAAACCAATGAACTAAAAGATTGGAAGACATTTGAACTAATAGAAATTCATCATGCCCAAATTTGTTATCAAAGGATCATCAAGGAATCTTTGAATACACTTGCAATTGAACAGCTAAAACATTTTTGTCATAAAATATGCACAAGCAAATGCGCAATTTCACATAATCCTACAAAAACAGAAACCAAAAATGAAAGCCATGCTCAATCTGCACCTGCAGCGTTGAACCGGAATGACTTTAACAAGCTTAGCCAAGCCAGAGAGAAGAGATTGTCGAGCTCGATAAACTTGGTGAGCCACCTCGACAAGTTCGGGGACCAATAGTCCATTATCAGGTGGATGCTCAAGCATCCTAC
Above is a genomic segment from Hevea brasiliensis isolate MT/VB/25A 57/8 chromosome 17, ASM3005281v1, whole genome shotgun sequence containing:
- the LOC110637705 gene encoding APO protein 3, mitochondrial isoform X2, with amino-acid sequence MDYWSPNLSRWLTKFIELDNLFSLAWLSLLKSFRFNAAVFLLRFCNEVHIGHVGHEIRTCVGPGSGSRSATHVWRRGGVRDVVFFPKCFHLYDRVGKPRVGHSERHSVPRIPAIVELCIQAGVNLEKLPTRRRTKPVYSMEGRIVDFELVAETNEIKNSHFENIDPLVSSNFGTEFDGVTTNFELEKNTDNSDESNDRPAERDLSIGTMESWFEMISGAKKIMDKYSVLTCGYCPEVQVGPKGHKVRMCKATKHQSRDGQHAWQEATIEDLVGPNYVWHVRDLNGPSLDNKLKRYYGKAPAVVELCVQTGTPVPDQYRSMMRLDVIPPNRDEVDLVA
- the LOC110637705 gene encoding APO protein 3, mitochondrial isoform X1 yields the protein MNSRLFKGQPFRLNQTYFFSYERTVTLGPHTLLDPLYSDIPKPRRDKSQRKPLPTPMKLLIQRAKQEKEARMAQPCRMLEHPPDNGLLVPELVEVAHQVYRARQSLLSGLAKLVKVIPVQRCRFCNEVHIGHVGHEIRTCVGPGSGSRSATHVWRRGGVRDVVFFPKCFHLYDRVGKPRVGHSERHSVPRIPAIVELCIQAGVNLEKLPTRRRTKPVYSMEGRIVDFELVAETNEIKNSHFENIDPLVSSNFGTEFDGVTTNFELEKNTDNSDESNDRPAERDLSIGTMESWFEMISGAKKIMDKYSVLTCGYCPEVQVGPKGHKVRMCKATKHQSRDGQHAWQEATIEDLVGPNYVWHVRDLNGPSLDNKLKRYYGKAPAVVELCVQTGTPVPDQYRSMMRLDVIPPNRDEVDLVA